The Halocalculus aciditolerans genome includes a window with the following:
- a CDS encoding ABC transporter substrate-binding protein codes for MESKDHDRQDGGENSNGWSRRSYLTAATVSTASFVGLAGCNSSSGESAGTTGNGGGKDQEAQVPEGVPGSVETKYWHDWATIDAESPPLDYTAKAGAALDPIPMEFSSEDDPWMREHALMMQRAAQDLGAPVELNDRPLNQLYAQSWNTPGLEAVVSMSTHGPDPQRGLDPNPLLMRRHKENPSNYDNYYNPELNKLLEKQRTITGDEEKRKEVVAEAQREFAEDVGGIISLFPDVITAVNTNKWSGYVKTPGNGPTGDSFQWTEVNLQPQADSTEFVKGVTTSMNSLNLPWAAGGAEEKRLKYIYDGLFDANPDLEVVPALATGGGFVDDTTVELDLREGVTWHDGESFTAEDVKFTVDLYKNHSSTSQVAFYEPIESAEVLGEHKVRFNLKYADAAFMTQRVVRSVIIPKHKWESVDSPANHNPENPIGTGPFTYESWDQGSQFKVSRNEGHWMFDESWRAEHLGDQTASGPGIDGVIWVNVGNVDTMLGALKQGKVDAIGTTLSNSQAERAASTSGIEKMVTENFAPLDAKLMQSCPLIRDKEFRVAFAKSIDKKGFVDEVLLGKATVPNGENPISPITPWNTEDTKNYSYDPEAAKTILRKAGYTWDSDGNLRYPNGEAWAAFVERIQNGNTHKRRTDLGQSDFS; via the coding sequence ATGGAGTCGAAAGACCATGACAGACAGGATGGCGGGGAGAACAGCAACGGATGGAGTCGACGCAGCTACCTGACGGCCGCGACGGTCAGTACGGCGAGCTTCGTGGGACTCGCGGGCTGTAACAGCTCGAGCGGCGAGAGCGCGGGAACGACGGGCAACGGCGGTGGAAAAGACCAAGAGGCACAGGTCCCGGAGGGCGTCCCGGGCTCCGTCGAGACGAAATACTGGCACGACTGGGCGACCATCGACGCCGAGAGCCCACCACTCGACTACACCGCGAAGGCGGGCGCAGCGCTCGACCCGATACCGATGGAGTTCTCGAGCGAGGACGACCCCTGGATGCGCGAACACGCGCTGATGATGCAACGGGCCGCCCAAGACCTCGGGGCACCCGTCGAGCTCAACGACCGTCCACTCAACCAACTGTACGCACAGAGTTGGAATACGCCCGGGCTCGAAGCCGTCGTTTCCATGAGCACGCACGGCCCGGACCCCCAGCGCGGCCTCGACCCGAACCCGCTCCTGATGCGCCGGCATAAGGAGAACCCCTCGAACTACGACAACTACTACAATCCCGAGCTGAACAAGCTCCTGGAGAAGCAGCGCACGATCACCGGCGACGAAGAGAAGCGGAAGGAGGTTGTCGCGGAGGCGCAACGTGAGTTCGCGGAGGACGTCGGCGGCATCATCTCACTGTTTCCCGACGTCATCACGGCGGTGAACACGAACAAGTGGAGTGGGTACGTGAAGACGCCGGGGAACGGCCCGACCGGTGACTCCTTCCAGTGGACGGAAGTCAATCTCCAGCCGCAGGCGGACAGCACGGAGTTCGTCAAGGGGGTGACGACGTCGATGAACTCCCTGAACCTCCCGTGGGCTGCGGGTGGAGCGGAGGAGAAGCGCCTCAAGTACATCTACGACGGACTGTTCGACGCGAACCCCGACCTCGAAGTCGTCCCCGCGCTCGCAACAGGCGGCGGGTTCGTCGACGACACCACTGTCGAACTCGACCTCCGTGAGGGAGTGACGTGGCACGACGGCGAGTCGTTCACCGCAGAGGACGTGAAGTTCACCGTCGACCTCTACAAGAACCACTCCTCAACTAGTCAGGTCGCGTTCTACGAACCGATCGAGAGTGCGGAGGTGCTCGGTGAACATAAGGTCCGGTTCAATCTGAAGTACGCGGACGCCGCGTTCATGACGCAGCGCGTCGTGCGCAGCGTCATCATCCCGAAGCACAAGTGGGAGAGTGTCGACAGTCCCGCGAACCACAACCCCGAGAACCCGATCGGGACCGGCCCGTTCACGTACGAGAGCTGGGACCAGGGCTCTCAGTTCAAGGTCAGCAGGAACGAGGGACACTGGATGTTCGACGAGAGCTGGCGCGCCGAGCACCTCGGCGACCAGACCGCGTCGGGTCCGGGTATCGACGGCGTGATCTGGGTGAACGTCGGGAACGTGGACACGATGCTCGGTGCCCTGAAGCAAGGGAAGGTCGACGCAATCGGAACCACGCTCTCGAACAGCCAGGCCGAGCGGGCAGCGAGCACCAGTGGCATTGAGAAGATGGTGACAGAGAACTTCGCGCCGCTCGACGCGAAGCTCATGCAGTCGTGCCCCCTCATTCGCGACAAGGAGTTCCGCGTCGCGTTCGCGAAATCCATCGACAAGAAGGGATTCGTCGACGAAGTGCTTCTCGGGAAGGCGACAGTCCCGAACGGGGAGAACCCGATCTCTCCGATCACACCGTGGAACACCGAGGACACGAAGAACTACTCCTACGACCCCGAGGCGGCGAAGACGATTCTCAGAAAGGCGGGGTACACGTGGGATTCCGACGGGAATCTCCGCTATCCGAACGGCGAAGCGTGGGCTGCGTTCGTCGAGCGGATTCAGAACGGAAACACCCACAAACGCCGGACGGACCTCGGACAGTCCGACTTCTCCTAA
- a CDS encoding ABC transporter permease codes for MSGFRRFLLKRLAVSVVLTLIAVTVIFVVLRMLPGTPFEALITAGNLSDKQVQEIMAMYGLNQPLWKQYLSYMQSLLTFQFGYSILRSRPVWEILGPKLVNTLVLLVPALVTTAVLSSALGMYAGWNRGSATEKASIIATTYLRSTPVFITAILFLIVFSYQLGLVPAFGMRSITASPEGWYQTYVSLDFLHHYILPFSVAVLFYSGDFLLLARNGVVEKKGSEFLKLHKAKGLTETEQLARAGRNSMLPILTYFALRLGMIFQGLILLEVVFAWPGIGRGLVLAIQQQDYPLVQAAVFIMALAVIIANLLADVLYAYFDPTVSTSGGGAA; via the coding sequence ATGAGCGGGTTCCGCCGATTCCTCCTGAAACGCCTCGCCGTCTCCGTCGTGCTCACGCTCATCGCCGTGACGGTGATCTTCGTCGTGCTGCGGATGCTCCCCGGGACGCCGTTCGAGGCGCTCATCACGGCCGGCAATCTCAGCGACAAACAGGTTCAGGAGATCATGGCGATGTACGGGCTGAACCAGCCGCTCTGGAAGCAGTACCTCTCGTACATGCAGAGTCTGCTCACGTTCCAATTCGGGTACTCTATCCTTCGGAGCCGTCCGGTCTGGGAGATACTCGGGCCGAAGCTCGTGAACACGCTCGTCCTCCTCGTTCCGGCGCTCGTTACCACCGCGGTCCTGAGCTCCGCTCTCGGCATGTACGCCGGATGGAACCGCGGGAGCGCGACCGAGAAGGCGAGCATCATCGCAACGACGTATCTCCGGTCGACGCCCGTGTTTATCACGGCGATTCTGTTCCTGATCGTGTTCTCCTACCAGCTCGGCCTCGTACCCGCGTTCGGGATGCGCTCTATCACTGCGTCTCCCGAAGGCTGGTACCAGACGTACGTCTCACTGGACTTCCTCCATCACTACATTCTGCCGTTCTCGGTCGCCGTACTCTTCTACAGCGGTGACTTCCTCCTGCTCGCGCGTAACGGCGTCGTCGAGAAGAAGGGCTCAGAGTTCCTGAAACTCCACAAAGCGAAGGGGCTCACGGAGACCGAACAGCTAGCCCGTGCGGGTCGGAACTCCATGCTCCCCATTCTCACGTACTTCGCGCTCCGCCTCGGCATGATCTTCCAGGGCCTCATTCTCCTGGAAGTCGTGTTCGCCTGGCCGGGCATCGGACGCGGGCTCGTCCTCGCCATTCAACAGCAGGATTATCCGCTCGTGCAGGCCGCGGTGTTCATCATGGCGCTGGCCGTCATCATCGCGAACCTCCTCGCCGACGTCCTCTACGCGTACTTCGACCCCACTGTCTCGACGAGCGGAGGTGGTGCGGCGTGA
- a CDS encoding ABC transporter ATP-binding protein has product MSDITMTGLTKRFDDVTAVDNIDLETHDGEFLALVGPSGCGKSTTLRMIAGLESITSGELKIGGQVVNDLEPKARNVAMVFQNYALYPHMTGSQNMKFGMKSVSDYTDEEIDQRVQDAADILDIPDLLDRKPAELSGGERQRVAIGRAIVREPDVFLLDEPLSNLDAKLRVQMRAELLQIHREIDATTLYVTHDQTEAMTLGDRVAVLNDGHIEQVDPPQALYDYPSTRFVAEFIGSPAMNTLPVSLQWEGHAVDAVHDSFELSLPRAETFDARPDSGIFGARPEDISLVRNVEEATQTFEAEVTVTEPLGESLLLHCSVGDDELRVKAEARSTIEVGDVVELTVDEDRFHVFDSAGEAIYHSSPRQASDEDRVNPPEL; this is encoded by the coding sequence ATGTCAGATATAACCATGACTGGGTTGACGAAACGATTCGACGACGTAACGGCGGTCGACAACATCGACCTGGAGACCCACGACGGCGAGTTCCTCGCTCTCGTCGGCCCGTCCGGCTGCGGGAAGTCGACGACGCTCCGCATGATCGCCGGCCTCGAAAGCATCACGAGCGGCGAGCTGAAGATCGGCGGTCAGGTTGTCAACGATCTCGAACCGAAGGCCCGGAACGTCGCGATGGTGTTCCAGAACTACGCGCTATACCCGCACATGACGGGCTCGCAGAACATGAAGTTCGGGATGAAGTCCGTCAGTGACTACACGGACGAGGAGATCGACCAGCGCGTCCAGGACGCGGCGGACATTCTCGACATCCCCGATCTGCTCGATCGAAAGCCCGCTGAGCTCTCCGGCGGGGAGCGCCAGCGCGTCGCCATCGGCCGCGCGATTGTCCGCGAGCCCGATGTCTTCCTGCTCGACGAGCCGCTCTCCAACCTCGACGCGAAACTCCGGGTGCAGATGCGGGCCGAGCTGCTGCAGATCCACCGCGAGATCGACGCGACGACCCTATACGTCACACACGACCAGACGGAGGCGATGACACTGGGCGACCGTGTCGCCGTCCTGAACGACGGTCACATCGAGCAGGTGGACCCACCGCAGGCGCTGTACGACTACCCGTCCACCCGGTTCGTCGCGGAGTTCATCGGGAGCCCCGCGATGAACACCCTCCCGGTCTCCCTGCAGTGGGAGGGGCACGCAGTGGACGCGGTACACGACAGCTTCGAGCTGTCGCTGCCGAGAGCCGAGACGTTCGACGCGCGCCCGGATTCGGGAATATTCGGCGCTCGCCCCGAAGACATCTCGCTCGTACGGAACGTTGAGGAGGCCACACAGACGTTCGAGGCAGAGGTAACGGTGACCGAACCACTCGGCGAGTCGCTACTCTTGCACTGTTCCGTCGGCGACGACGAACTCCGCGTCAAGGCCGAGGCGCGGAGCACGATCGAAGTGGGCGACGTCGTCGAACTCACCGTCGATGAGGACCGATTCCACGTGTTCGATTCAGCGGGAGAGGCCATCTACCACTCCTCGCCACGGCAGGCGTCCGACGAGGACCGTGTGAACCCCCCGGAGCTCTGA
- a CDS encoding carbohydrate ABC transporter permease, with translation MATQTTPESGLERFLPGDVDAERVLVHGGIIFSILMMGLPLILALIMSTQNTTEVYQTTNLGIGSQGLSNYREVLVDYGFGKYIINSIVMSLIIVVGKVTLSLFAALALVYYRFPYERAVFMFILLTLLLPVPVRIVPLFDLMAQLGWGNTLMAITGPYIASATAVFLFRQHFMSIPASLVENARLDGVGPLTFLWRVLIPMSKGMIAGVSVITFIYAWNRYLWPLIIMTDQNKQVVQVGVRYLQAASQSGLTKWGIIMAGAVLALLPPLVVLIVMHRPLQETLTIQQK, from the coding sequence ATGGCGACGCAGACGACACCCGAATCGGGGCTCGAACGGTTCCTACCCGGAGACGTAGACGCCGAGCGAGTGCTCGTCCACGGCGGCATCATCTTCTCGATCCTCATGATGGGCTTGCCGCTAATCTTGGCGCTCATCATGAGCACCCAAAACACCACGGAGGTCTACCAGACCACGAACCTCGGCATCGGGAGCCAGGGGCTCTCGAACTACCGGGAGGTGCTCGTGGATTACGGGTTCGGCAAGTACATCATCAACTCGATCGTGATGTCGCTGATCATCGTGGTCGGGAAGGTGACGCTGTCCCTGTTCGCCGCGTTGGCACTCGTCTACTACCGGTTCCCCTACGAGCGCGCCGTGTTCATGTTCATCCTGCTCACGCTGCTGCTGCCGGTCCCGGTCCGGATCGTGCCGCTCTTCGACCTGATGGCACAGTTGGGCTGGGGCAACACCCTGATGGCCATCACGGGACCCTACATCGCCAGCGCGACCGCGGTGTTCCTGTTCAGACAGCACTTCATGTCGATACCGGCGTCGCTGGTCGAGAACGCGCGACTCGACGGCGTCGGCCCGCTGACGTTCCTCTGGCGCGTCCTGATTCCGATGTCGAAGGGGATGATCGCGGGCGTGTCGGTGATTACCTTCATTTACGCGTGGAATCGCTACCTCTGGCCGCTCATCATTATGACCGACCAGAACAAGCAAGTCGTGCAGGTGGGTGTCAGATACCTCCAAGCGGCATCGCAGTCCGGGCTCACGAAGTGGGGGATCATCATGGCTGGCGCTGTGTTAGCGCTTCTACCGCCGCTCGTAGTGCTAATCGTCATGCACCGCCCACTGCAGGAGACGCTAACCATCCAACAGAAGTAG
- a CDS encoding dipeptide ABC transporter ATP-binding protein, whose amino-acid sequence MSLLEVENLEVTYGTKNGKVHAVNGVSFDIDEGVNYGLAGESGSGKSTVAEAVLGLLPDNGTVESGSVQFNGKDLTSLSPTERREILWEDIAYIPQSAMDSLDPVMSTGAQIRQAIQTHRDVSKSDARERVRELFDIVGLDPGRIDDYPHEFSGGMRQRVTIAMALALEPDLIIADEPTTGLDVIVQDKIIDKILEIQERMDSSLMLITHEIGVIAETCDELSILYGGKVMEQGSVDNVLINPTNPYTMGLKNSFPEIDELADDPVSIPGSPPNLDSKPSGCVFQERCPFSTPECETEHPDFVDLPNRNHRSACHHVNRAATMRQDATEPDTWGIEETEPADSDVGDVILETRGLEKHYEQSQSLLSKVRGESADYVRAVDGVSLSVRKSEVLGIAGESGCGKSTLGETIALLEEPTGGEVVFDGEPHEYYQDGNMKEFRRKAQIIFQDPFDSLNPRQTVRQLVGEPLTIHDYRTDERTAAVTETLEKVGLTPASQFLDQYPHELSGGQRQRVAIARALVLDPEFLICDEPASMLDVSLKVNLLNLLRDLADTEAIGIVYISHDLASLTQVSDRLAIMYLGRIVEEGGVDRIANQPKHPYTDSLLSAAPEKDPSVARDRVLLDGEPPDPVDLPSGCAFAPRCSKATDDCRRSEPDLDAAGNDTHTAACYFPADETAERDHPTSVDSSGTEGESTSD is encoded by the coding sequence ATGAGCCTGCTCGAAGTCGAGAACCTCGAAGTGACGTACGGCACGAAGAACGGGAAGGTACACGCCGTCAACGGCGTCTCCTTCGATATCGACGAGGGAGTGAACTACGGGTTAGCCGGCGAGTCCGGATCCGGGAAGTCAACCGTCGCAGAGGCCGTACTCGGCCTCCTCCCGGATAACGGGACCGTCGAATCCGGGAGCGTCCAGTTCAACGGCAAGGACCTCACGTCTCTCTCCCCGACGGAGCGCAGAGAAATCCTCTGGGAAGACATCGCGTACATCCCGCAGAGCGCGATGGACTCCCTCGACCCCGTCATGAGCACGGGCGCACAGATCCGGCAAGCCATCCAGACACACCGGGATGTCTCCAAATCCGACGCCCGTGAACGTGTGCGTGAGCTATTCGACATCGTCGGACTCGACCCCGGTCGAATCGACGACTACCCCCACGAATTCAGCGGGGGGATGCGCCAGCGTGTCACCATCGCGATGGCGCTCGCGCTCGAACCGGACCTCATCATCGCCGACGAACCGACCACGGGTCTCGACGTCATCGTCCAAGACAAAATCATCGATAAAATCCTCGAAATCCAAGAACGCATGGACAGTTCCCTCATGCTCATCACGCATGAGATCGGCGTCATCGCCGAGACGTGCGACGAACTCTCCATCCTCTACGGCGGGAAAGTGATGGAACAAGGGAGCGTCGACAACGTCCTCATAAACCCGACGAACCCCTACACGATGGGGCTGAAGAACTCCTTCCCGGAGATTGACGAGCTCGCGGACGACCCGGTCTCCATCCCCGGATCACCGCCGAACCTCGACAGCAAGCCATCCGGATGCGTGTTCCAAGAACGCTGCCCGTTCTCCACTCCGGAGTGCGAAACCGAACATCCGGACTTCGTCGACCTCCCGAACCGAAACCACCGCTCCGCGTGCCACCACGTCAATCGCGCCGCGACGATGCGTCAGGACGCCACCGAACCCGACACGTGGGGTATCGAAGAAACCGAGCCCGCGGACTCCGACGTCGGCGACGTAATCCTCGAGACTCGCGGTCTCGAGAAACACTACGAGCAGAGTCAGAGCCTCCTGAGCAAAGTCCGAGGGGAGAGCGCGGACTACGTGCGAGCCGTCGACGGCGTCTCACTCTCCGTGCGGAAATCCGAAGTGCTCGGGATCGCCGGAGAATCCGGCTGTGGGAAATCGACTCTCGGAGAAACGATCGCGCTCCTCGAAGAGCCGACGGGCGGCGAGGTCGTGTTCGACGGCGAACCACACGAATACTACCAAGACGGGAATATGAAGGAGTTCCGCCGGAAGGCGCAGATCATCTTCCAAGACCCCTTCGACTCGCTGAACCCCCGACAGACCGTCCGCCAGCTCGTCGGCGAGCCGCTCACCATCCACGACTACCGGACAGACGAACGCACCGCCGCCGTCACGGAAACGCTCGAAAAAGTCGGCCTGACACCCGCAAGCCAGTTCCTCGACCAGTACCCGCACGAACTCTCCGGCGGGCAGCGCCAACGCGTCGCCATCGCTCGCGCACTCGTGCTCGACCCAGAATTCCTCATCTGCGACGAGCCGGCGTCGATGCTCGACGTCTCCCTGAAGGTGAACCTACTCAACCTCCTCCGCGACCTCGCAGACACCGAAGCCATCGGCATCGTCTACATCAGCCACGACCTGGCGAGCCTCACCCAAGTCTCGGACCGCCTCGCCATCATGTACCTCGGACGCATCGTGGAGGAAGGCGGCGTCGACCGAATCGCGAACCAGCCGAAACACCCCTACACGGACTCGCTGCTGTCCGCAGCCCCCGAGAAAGACCCGTCGGTCGCACGTGATCGAGTGCTACTGGATGGCGAGCCACCCGACCCCGTCGACCTCCCGTCCGGCTGTGCGTTCGCCCCGCGATGCTCGAAGGCGACCGACGACTGCCGCCGCAGCGAGCCCGACCTCGACGCCGCCGGAAACGACACGCACACAGCCGCCTGCTACTTCCCCGCCGACGAAACCGCCGAGAGAGACCACCCCACAAGTGTCGACAGTTCGGGGACGGAGGGAGAGTCAACGAGCGACTGA
- a CDS encoding helix-turn-helix domain-containing protein — MAGLASQIASVQSIELDNAFYVEDGKWIESLTISATDPFDIEEAIGGISGATHFFSREVPSGPTNIHVRRVTLLANESYPFILGLVLRAEAIPNRIVWTKDIFEVVLTTRTWEEFRGLADEIKEALGMFDLLSVNQIESPGEPLDSGRLTEVMVTKLANEQLETLETAYTMGYFEVPREASATDVADELGVAQSTMSERLRTAERNLLEIIYGPQS; from the coding sequence ATGGCCGGTCTCGCGTCACAAATCGCGTCCGTCCAGAGTATCGAGCTGGACAACGCGTTTTACGTCGAGGATGGGAAGTGGATTGAGTCGTTGACGATTTCGGCGACGGATCCGTTCGACATCGAGGAGGCCATCGGGGGGATTTCCGGTGCGACGCATTTCTTCAGCCGGGAGGTCCCGTCGGGCCCGACCAACATACACGTCCGTCGAGTCACGCTGTTGGCGAACGAATCGTATCCGTTCATTCTGGGGCTGGTTCTGCGCGCGGAGGCGATACCGAATCGGATCGTGTGGACGAAAGACATCTTCGAGGTGGTGTTGACGACGCGGACGTGGGAGGAGTTTCGAGGCCTCGCGGACGAAATCAAGGAGGCGCTAGGGATGTTTGACCTGCTGAGCGTGAACCAGATCGAGTCACCGGGCGAACCGCTCGATAGTGGCCGGTTGACCGAGGTGATGGTAACGAAGCTCGCGAACGAACAGTTGGAGACGTTGGAGACGGCATATACGATGGGGTATTTCGAAGTCCCGCGCGAGGCGTCGGCGACCGACGTCGCGGACGAGTTAGGGGTTGCGCAGTCGACGATGAGCGAGCGACTGCGGACGGCGGAGCGAAACCTTCTGGAGATTATCTACGGCCCGCAGTCGTAG
- a CDS encoding ABC transporter permease, giving the protein MSAARSALADQLAFLRQDRLALGGAVVIASFVLLGLFGPLLAPHDPIKYDVTTASGEVMRLAAPNAQAFLGTTAYGKDVFSQFLAGARPTLIVGLLGGLLTGFLGFLVGLVSGYYGGWVDEILMRFTDLTFSLPFMPMALLLLTFITPNIWVITFVIAAFLWKMPARVVRSEVLSVRERTFVKSARASGASDLRTMSLHVAPNVLPIGFLYTAYGIAWAITAQASLAFLGFGDPTMTSWGRMLRMVFDSGNIRIAWWWVLPPALGIAAVTTSVFLVGRAYEEVINPEIQTDQ; this is encoded by the coding sequence GTGAGCGCCGCTCGGTCGGCGCTCGCCGACCAGCTCGCGTTCCTCCGACAGGATAGGCTCGCACTCGGTGGTGCCGTCGTCATCGCGTCGTTCGTGCTCCTCGGGCTGTTCGGGCCGCTCCTCGCGCCCCACGATCCGATCAAGTACGACGTCACCACGGCCAGCGGTGAAGTCATGCGCCTCGCCGCACCGAACGCGCAAGCGTTCCTCGGGACGACGGCGTACGGGAAGGACGTGTTCAGTCAGTTCCTCGCCGGCGCTCGCCCGACACTCATCGTCGGGCTGCTCGGCGGTCTTCTCACCGGCTTCCTCGGGTTCCTCGTCGGACTCGTGAGCGGCTACTACGGCGGCTGGGTCGACGAGATTCTGATGCGGTTCACGGACCTCACGTTCTCTCTCCCGTTCATGCCGATGGCGCTGTTACTGTTGACGTTCATCACACCGAACATCTGGGTCATCACGTTCGTCATCGCGGCGTTCCTCTGGAAGATGCCCGCACGGGTCGTCCGCTCGGAAGTGTTGTCCGTCCGCGAGCGGACGTTCGTGAAGTCCGCCCGCGCTAGCGGCGCGAGTGACCTGCGAACGATGTCCCTGCACGTCGCACCGAACGTCCTGCCCATCGGCTTCCTGTACACTGCGTACGGTATCGCGTGGGCGATCACCGCACAGGCGAGCCTCGCGTTCCTCGGCTTCGGCGACCCGACGATGACGAGCTGGGGGCGGATGCTCCGCATGGTGTTCGACTCCGGGAATATCCGTATCGCGTGGTGGTGGGTGCTCCCACCGGCACTCGGCATCGCCGCCGTCACGACATCGGTGTTCCTCGTCGGCCGCGCCTACGAGGAAGTCATCAACCCCGAAATCCAGACTGACCAATGA
- a CDS encoding CaiB/BaiF CoA transferase family protein — protein MKSETPLDGITVVDAASLYAGPLSAMILGDFGADVVKVEHPEHGDALRDFGDYPEDLSFKWVNRNKQSVPLDLHEPEAREVFREVVADADVLVENFRPGTLEEWGVGWETLSELNEDLVMVRVTGFGQTGPYSDRPGFGTLVEAMSGYAYSTGQPDGPPTLPPTAMADTVSALHSAYAVMMALYWRDTQGGHGQYIDTAILETMFGVLGDHVVEYDQRGIDHRRSGNRSSRTAPRNTYQTKDDRWVAISGSSPSIADRILRIVGGDDLAEDERFATMEGRLEHVEELDEVIQDWMREHTREEVVEIFEAHEAALGPVNNMADVFDDEHFDARDAIVRVEDGEDDVAMRGVFPKLSETPGRIDHSGPEKGEHAIDVITEHTDRSAEEVRRLARDGVTSLGGDEND, from the coding sequence ATGAAATCAGAAACACCGCTCGATGGAATCACCGTCGTCGACGCCGCGAGCCTCTACGCAGGCCCGCTTTCCGCGATGATACTCGGGGACTTCGGTGCCGACGTCGTCAAAGTTGAACATCCCGAGCACGGAGACGCCCTCCGGGACTTCGGCGACTACCCGGAAGACCTCTCCTTCAAGTGGGTGAACCGGAACAAACAGAGCGTTCCGCTCGACCTCCATGAACCCGAGGCGCGAGAGGTATTCCGGGAGGTCGTCGCAGACGCCGACGTGCTCGTGGAGAACTTCCGCCCCGGAACCCTCGAAGAGTGGGGTGTCGGCTGGGAGACGCTCTCTGAATTGAACGAGGACCTCGTGATGGTTCGCGTCACGGGGTTCGGGCAGACCGGCCCGTACAGCGACCGACCCGGGTTCGGGACGCTCGTCGAGGCGATGAGCGGGTACGCGTATTCGACCGGCCAGCCCGACGGCCCGCCGACGCTCCCGCCGACCGCGATGGCGGACACGGTGAGTGCACTGCACTCCGCGTACGCCGTCATGATGGCGTTATACTGGCGGGATACGCAGGGAGGCCACGGCCAGTATATCGACACCGCAATCCTGGAGACGATGTTCGGTGTGCTCGGCGACCACGTCGTCGAGTACGACCAGAGGGGAATCGACCACCGCCGCTCCGGCAATCGGAGCAGCCGGACCGCTCCGCGGAACACGTACCAAACGAAAGACGACCGCTGGGTCGCCATCTCCGGGAGTTCTCCGAGCATCGCCGACCGGATTCTCCGAATCGTCGGCGGCGACGACCTCGCCGAGGACGAGCGGTTCGCGACGATGGAGGGCCGCCTCGAACACGTCGAGGAGCTCGACGAGGTCATCCAGGACTGGATGCGCGAGCACACTCGCGAGGAAGTCGTCGAAATCTTCGAGGCACACGAGGCCGCGCTCGGCCCCGTGAACAACATGGCCGACGTCTTCGACGACGAGCACTTCGACGCCCGCGACGCCATCGTTCGCGTCGAAGACGGCGAAGACGATGTCGCGATGCGGGGCGTGTTCCCGAAGCTCTCCGAAACACCCGGCCGAATCGACCACTCCGGACCTGAGAAGGGCGAACACGCTATCGACGTCATCACCGAGCACACGGACCGCTCTGCCGAGGAGGTCCGTCGACTCGCCCGGGACGGCGTGACGTCGCTCGGAGGGGATGAGAATGACTAA
- a CDS encoding HpcH/HpaI aldolase/citrate lyase family protein — MTNRLRRSFLYTPADDAGMMRKAAESNADAIIFDLEDAIPTDAIPAARDNLAAVLDATDFGEREVCARINGLQTDDWEGDLRAATDAGVDTIILPMIERPEQLTAAVEGVREASDNVPEFIPTIETPRGLFNADEIAERGREFDRVTGLSYGFGDYTNAIGATGKPASMEAFVRQTVVSAAALGGLDPLATVYQDFNDTEGLREHAAAARELGYIGQKAIHPAQLETLNEMYTPTQDEVDRARRFVDAFDGADRDSIVVDGVFLDTAIVEQYRTVLRRHEEVAG; from the coding sequence ATGACTAACCGACTACGCCGGTCGTTCCTCTACACGCCCGCCGACGACGCCGGGATGATGCGGAAGGCCGCCGAGTCGAATGCTGATGCGATAATCTTCGACCTCGAGGACGCAATCCCGACTGACGCTATTCCAGCGGCACGAGACAACCTCGCCGCCGTGCTCGACGCTACCGACTTCGGGGAGCGGGAGGTCTGCGCGCGAATCAACGGCCTGCAAACCGACGACTGGGAAGGCGACCTCCGCGCAGCTACCGACGCGGGCGTCGACACAATCATCCTCCCGATGATTGAACGACCCGAGCAGTTGACGGCCGCCGTCGAGGGCGTCCGTGAGGCGTCCGATAACGTCCCGGAGTTCATCCCGACTATCGAGACGCCGCGCGGTCTGTTTAACGCAGATGAGATTGCCGAACGCGGCCGGGAATTCGACCGAGTGACGGGGCTCTCGTACGGGTTCGGCGACTACACGAACGCCATCGGGGCCACGGGAAAGCCCGCATCGATGGAGGCGTTCGTTCGCCAGACCGTCGTGAGCGCCGCAGCACTCGGTGGACTCGACCCGCTCGCGACCGTCTATCAAGATTTCAACGACACTGAGGGGCTCCGCGAGCACGCCGCGGCCGCCCGAGAGCTGGGCTACATCGGGCAGAAAGCGATTCATCCAGCGCAACTCGAGACGCTCAACGAGATGTACACACCGACACAGGACGAAGTCGACCGGGCACGCCGGTTCGTCGACGCCTTCGACGGTGCCGACCGTGATTCAATCGTCGTCGACGGCGTCTTCCTCGACACCGCGATCGTCGAGCAGTACCGCACAGTGCTCCGTCGCCACGAAGAGGTGGCAGGATGA